In Anaerococcus prevotii DSM 20548, the genomic window AATTTTTGGGAAAGTTTTTATAAGATTGTTATCAGCAATGGTTATACCGCTCTTATTTGCTACCATTATAAGAACAACCCTAAATACTGGTTCTCTGGGCAAGCTTAGAAGCGTAGGGCTTAAGTCTGTGGGCATACTAAGTCTCCATAATATCTTAGGATCAACAATTGGTCTAATCCTTGCTGTTATCTTTTCTATAGGTAAGGGAGCGAGTATCCCTTTGCCAGAAGCAAGCGAAGTTAAGGAAGTGCCTACTGTAGCAGAGACTATTACAAACTTCTTTCCATCAAATATTATTTCAAACGCAGGAGATGGGATGGTAATTCCTGTAATAATTTTCTCTATCCTAGTTTCAATAGCAGCCCTTAAGCTAGTTGATAAGGGAGAAGGAGAGAAAGTTACGGCCTTTAAGGACTTTATCAATTCCTTTGCAGAGATAATCTATCAGCTTACAAGTATGATTACAAGTCTTACACCTTTTGCTGTCCTATCTTTAATGGCAGAAGCTGTATCAAAGATTGACTATGAAGCTGTTAAGCCACTTTTACTAATCTTAGTTTTAAACTATGTTGCAAGTGCTATCCATTCATTTATTACGACAGGAGCCCTTGTTTCTGTATTTGCTAAGGTAAATCCTGTAAAGTACTTCAAAAATGCATGGCCTGCTCAAGTAGTTGGTTTTACAACTCAATCATCAATGGGATCTCTTCCAGTAAATATGGAAAATCTAGAAAAGACTCAAGGAGTCTCAGAAGATATAGCCTCTTTCGTAGCTCCACTTGGGGCAACCATGGGCATGCCAGGTTGTGCAGGCTTTTGGCCAGTGATGAATGCTGTTCTTACAATAAATGTTATGGGACTTGATTTTGGAGGATTTGACTATGTTAAGCTAGTACTAATAGCCCTTCTAGTTTCTCTAGGAACTGTCGGTGTACCAGGAACGGCAACTATAGCAACTACTGCAGTTTTTGCTGCTATGGGACTTCCTCTAGAAATGGTAGTTCTCCTAGCACCAATTTCTTCTCTAGCAGATATGGGAAGGACATCTACAAATGTAGTCGCAGCCAACTCTTCTGCCCTAATAGTTGCAGCAAGTGAAGGAAAGCTAAATAGAGAAGTATTTAATAGCTAAAGCTGTTTTTCGTAAATATTTTAGAAAATAAGCTCATTTGTCTAAGGCCCGGCAGCTGCTGGGTCTTTTATTGTAAAAACTTTTAATGCTTGTAGAATATATTTTGAAAGATGAAAGCTTATAAAAATAGAAATAGAGGATAAAATGACAGACAAAAAGGAAAAATACATACCCCAAGTTCATTCAAAACTTAGGAAATCTTTTATCACAGTCCCAAAGGAGATCTACAGGGCTAGTGGTATCATGATTTTTGAAAAAAGAATCAAGTCACTCTTGTTTACCACAGACCTTGCCATAATAAGAAACTCAAATGCGGACTCTATCATGGCAGTCTATCCTTACACTCCACAAAACTCCATCTCCCAGGCAATCCTAGACGTATCAAACGTCCCTTGTTTTATAGGAGTGGGAGGTGGAACAACTCAAGGATTAAGGTCCAAATATATTGCCATTGAGGCAGAACTTGCTGGAGCTTACGGTGTTGTAGTAAACTCACCCATACCAAACGAAGATATCAAAGCCATATCTGATTTTGTAGATATACCTGTAATTGCCTCAGTTGTAAGCTTTGAAAATGACTATATGGGAAAAATTGCAGCAGGAGCGGAAATCCTAAATGTGTCAGGAGGCAAATACACAGCAGCCCTAGTTCGTGAGATTAGAAAAAATATTGGAGATAAATTTCCAATAATAGCCACAGGAGGAAAGAATGGCGAGCAAATCCTAGAAACTATAGAGGCAGGAGCCAATGCAATCTCCTACACTCCACCATCAAGTTCAGATGTCTTTGGTTCTATGATGGATGCTTATAGAAATGAGGAATTACATTGATTTATGAAGGATTTCTAACAGATGTTGGTGGAATTAAGCTAGGACACGCAAGTGATTTTAAGGGAGGGACAGGCCTTAGTGTGATAATCCCGGATTCAGGAAACACAGCAGCCGTAGAGGTTAGAGGATCTGCTCCAGGAACGAGAGAAACGGACCTACTTAGCCCAATCAATCAAGTAAG contains:
- a CDS encoding dicarboxylate/amino acid:cation symporter codes for the protein MKFISLIITIGLFFLLGKMKEKNISFAKRVILAAILGLGLGYFFAGSTEYVAIFGKVFIRLLSAMVIPLLFATIIRTTLNTGSLGKLRSVGLKSVGILSLHNILGSTIGLILAVIFSIGKGASIPLPEASEVKEVPTVAETITNFFPSNIISNAGDGMVIPVIIFSILVSIAALKLVDKGEGEKVTAFKDFINSFAEIIYQLTSMITSLTPFAVLSLMAEAVSKIDYEAVKPLLLILVLNYVASAIHSFITTGALVSVFAKVNPVKYFKNAWPAQVVGFTTQSSMGSLPVNMENLEKTQGVSEDIASFVAPLGATMGMPGCAGFWPVMNAVLTINVMGLDFGGFDYVKLVLIALLVSLGTVGVPGTATIATTAVFAAMGLPLEMVVLLAPISSLADMGRTSTNVVAANSSALIVAASEGKLNREVFNS
- a CDS encoding hydrolase: MTDKKEKYIPQVHSKLRKSFITVPKEIYRASGIMIFEKRIKSLLFTTDLAIIRNSNADSIMAVYPYTPQNSISQAILDVSNVPCFIGVGGGTTQGLRSKYIAIEAELAGAYGVVVNSPIPNEDIKAISDFVDIPVIASVVSFENDYMGKIAAGAEILNVSGGKYTAALVREIRKNIGDKFPIIATGGKNGEQILETIEAGANAISYTPPSSSDVFGSMMDAYRNEELH